A portion of the Bdellovibrio bacteriovorus genome contains these proteins:
- the fliE gene encoding flagellar hook-basal body complex protein FliE has product MAGFTVSNSNRFLDTGITRDSQSLAIEGGVSNSTSTTGAGKSFADTLKEAVSGVNEMQKSSDKAMQDLATGKTDNVADVMIAAEKADIALKVMVQVRNKIIDAYQEVMKMQV; this is encoded by the coding sequence ATGGCAGGTTTTACAGTTTCAAATTCGAATCGGTTTCTTGACACCGGTATCACCCGAGACTCTCAATCGCTTGCCATTGAAGGCGGAGTTTCTAACTCTACTTCGACAACGGGTGCAGGAAAAAGTTTTGCCGACACTTTGAAAGAAGCGGTGAGCGGCGTCAACGAAATGCAAAAATCATCAGACAAAGCAATGCAAGATCTTGCTACGGGTAAAACTGATAACGTGGCAGATGTTATGATCGCGGCGGAAAAAGCGGATATCGCTTTGAAAGTCATGGTTCAAGTGAGAAATAAAATCATCGATGCATATCAAGAAGTTATGAAGATGCAGGTTTAA
- the flgC gene encoding flagellar basal body rod protein FlgC, with protein MADFLTGMRVSSSGMAAQRMRMNTIASNIANINTTQTPEGGPYRRKDVVFESMPDAKNFGEIITSTDPKGSFQRVQVTDIISDRKAPLLKYEPDHPDANPEGYVAYPNINLMEEMTNMIQASRSYEANVTALQASKDMALSALEIGR; from the coding sequence ATGGCTGATTTTTTAACGGGCATGAGAGTTTCCAGCAGTGGTATGGCGGCGCAAAGAATGCGCATGAACACCATTGCGAGTAACATCGCCAATATTAATACGACCCAGACTCCTGAAGGGGGGCCTTATCGCCGTAAGGACGTGGTTTTCGAGTCGATGCCAGATGCTAAGAATTTTGGCGAGATCATTACGTCTACAGATCCAAAGGGCAGTTTTCAGCGGGTCCAGGTTACGGATATTATCTCAGATCGCAAGGCGCCGTTACTTAAATATGAGCCGGACCATCCTGATGCAAATCCTGAAGGATACGTCGCATATCCCAACATCAATTTGATGGAAGAGATGACCAATATGATACAGGCATCGCGTTCCTATGAGGCCAATGTGACAGCTCTTCAAGCGTCAAAAGATATGGCTCTGTCTGCCTTAGAGATAGGAAGATAG
- the flgB gene encoding flagellar basal body rod protein FlgB, with protein sequence MSSGLFDKTTNALATSLAMRQLRHNVTSSNIANAETPGYQAKKLDFEGALQRALDTDGAKGLSTSNSEHFAVGGTSISKTRPDIYEDPEGQVNNDGNTVDVEKEMSALSENAVMYKAALQLINKKMAALKYAASEGR encoded by the coding sequence ATGAGCAGCGGTCTTTTTGACAAAACAACCAATGCCTTAGCGACGTCCTTGGCCATGCGCCAACTTCGTCACAACGTGACTTCATCAAATATTGCCAATGCCGAGACGCCGGGCTATCAAGCAAAAAAACTTGATTTCGAAGGGGCCTTGCAAAGAGCTCTCGATACTGATGGCGCCAAGGGCTTAAGCACCAGCAACAGCGAACATTTTGCTGTAGGCGGTACGTCCATCTCAAAAACTCGTCCCGACATTTACGAAGATCCCGAAGGCCAAGTTAATAATGATGGCAACACCGTTGATGTAGAAAAAGAAATGTCTGCGTTGTCAGAAAATGCCGTCATGTACAAAGCGGCGTTGCAGCTGATCAATAAAAAGATGGCAGCGTTAAAGTATGCAGCGAGTGAAGGTAGATAA
- a CDS encoding sigma 54-interacting transcriptional regulator, translating into MSYFDFDALTIEDRKMHEVKQLGLQLAATQASLLVVGEAGVGKTSLARYIYAKSRSPRLYVLDCKNSGGFDFNRVDGGTLLIEDLDCASLALQGELMKLVERTDATRPRFISTSRRDIRALVKQEQFRQDLFYKLAVVHLEMPRLEDRATDFGKIVNFILEVSQIMHGKNGMSLSAEAYGRLNSWNWPGNIRELENVVERAVVLAKSSHIEADAIQFEAVNEDLALDFAPGMSLSEVEKRLILQTLELTAQNRTRAAQMLGISIRTLRNKLNEYRMEGVL; encoded by the coding sequence ATGTCTTACTTTGATTTCGATGCGTTGACTATTGAAGATAGAAAGATGCATGAAGTGAAGCAACTGGGTTTGCAACTTGCGGCTACTCAAGCCAGTTTATTGGTGGTGGGTGAAGCGGGCGTGGGTAAAACTAGTTTGGCTCGTTACATTTACGCTAAAAGTCGCTCGCCAAGACTTTATGTTTTGGATTGCAAAAACTCGGGCGGATTTGATTTCAACCGCGTCGACGGCGGCACCCTTTTGATCGAAGATCTTGATTGTGCAAGTCTAGCCCTTCAAGGGGAATTGATGAAGTTGGTAGAGCGTACTGATGCGACTCGACCGCGTTTCATTTCAACTTCACGTCGTGATATTCGTGCCTTGGTAAAACAAGAGCAATTCCGTCAGGACTTGTTTTATAAACTCGCGGTGGTTCATTTAGAAATGCCACGCTTGGAAGATCGCGCGACTGATTTCGGCAAAATCGTGAATTTCATTTTAGAAGTATCACAAATTATGCACGGCAAAAATGGGATGTCTTTATCGGCCGAAGCTTATGGTCGTTTGAACTCTTGGAATTGGCCTGGCAATATCCGCGAGCTTGAGAACGTGGTGGAAAGAGCCGTGGTTCTTGCAAAATCTTCACACATTGAAGCCGACGCTATTCAGTTTGAGGCTGTTAATGAAGATCTAGCCCTGGATTTTGCGCCAGGGATGTCCCTTTCTGAGGTGGAAAAGCGTCTTATTTTACAGACCTTGGAACTTACAGCGCAGAACCGCACTCGCGCGGCGCAGATGTTAGGGATTAGTATTAGAACATTAAGAAATAAATTGAACGAATATAGAATGGAAGGGGTGTTATGA